The segment CTATCGGAAGCGGCTCAACATCCGCATCTTATCAAGTATGACATCAAGAGTAATGGCGCTTTGATTGGAGCGAACAACGATCTGTACATTCCATTAGTCAACAGTGATGGGAAGTTAGTTACTGCACAAAGAATCGCTCCAGATGGTACTACCGAGTTAATGGAGGGCAAGCCGACGACGGGAGGTTTCCACTCGATACTAGGTGAAGATACCGTCGTGTTGCTTGCAAAATCGCATCAGGCAGCCTCAGTCCTGTTTGAGGCGACGGGCTACACCACCATCATGTATGTAAGTCATGACAACCTAAGAGTCATCATAGATGACCTGAAGGAGCACTACAGCACAACACCAATAATGATGTGCTGTGACCAAGAGGATGAGCTGGATAAAGAAGTGGCTATTTCACACGGGGTTACAGTTGTTCAACCTGAAGTCAAAGATGGTGGGAGAATCATCAACTTCCAGCAGAGTAATGGCCGCCCTAAATTGAAGGCGCTTGTTGATAGTATGATTGAACAGGCTAACCTTCGTATCCCTGAAGGCTACGAGCTTACACCTCACGGTTTGTTCTTTTTTAAACCGGGTAAAGACGGAGTATCACGTAGGCAGAAGGTTTGTGAAAACCTTAAAGTAACCTCGCTTCTTAGGGACAAGGAAGCCGACAACTGGGGGTTAGTTGTTGAGGTTAAAGACCCAGATGATAATTTTCACGAGGTCATTCTGAAGCGGACGCATCTGACTGGGGCTCATTCGAAGTATCTGGATATGCTCGTGCCGAAAGGGCTTCTGGCAGAAGTGAAAATGTATCCTGAGCTAAGAAACTACTTACAGAAGGTGAAGCCAATATCACGAGCAACCAGTGTTACAGAGCCGGGGTGGTTTGGTGATCAGTACGTGTTCCCTAATGTTGTAATTGGTGATGGACCAGACCGTCTCATTTTTCAATCGGAAGATGAGCCTATGTGCGACACAACTGAGATAGGCAGCTTAATGGAGTGGAGACGCAATGTTGCTAAGCCATGTCAAGGCAACAGTCGGCTGTTGCTGGCTTTGTCGGCTGCATTCTCGCCTATTATTAAGAATTTTACGGGCAGTGAGAATACGGGTCTTCACTTTAACGGCTCAAGTAGCTGCGGTAAGACAACATTACTTGAACTTGCGAAGTCGGTGTGGGGAAATCCACATCACTTACCTCGCTGGAAAGCGACCGATAATGGTTTGGAAGTTCTTGCCAGCCATCACAATGATTCGCTGCTAGTTCTTGATGAAATAGCCCAGCTATCACCGAAAGATGTTGGTGATGCGGTATATATGCTCGGTAATGGTAAGGGAAAGCAGCGCATGACGGGTAGAAAAAGGCCAGCTAGCTGGAGAACGACGTTGCTGTCCACCGGAGAAGTGTCGCTTGAACAGCATATGACAAAAGCGAAAGCTAACGTAACTGCTGGGCAGGAAGTTCGATTTATTAATGTATACGCGCCAGTTTCAGAGGAAATGGGGGTATTTGATACCACCCA is part of the Vibrio diazotrophicus genome and harbors:
- a CDS encoding TOPRIM and DUF927 domain-containing protein — translated: MNTATELNQPEVSLKSMLSHLSEAAQHPHLIKYDIKSNGALIGANNDLYIPLVNSDGKLVTAQRIAPDGTTELMEGKPTTGGFHSILGEDTVVLLAKSHQAASVLFEATGYTTIMYVSHDNLRVIIDDLKEHYSTTPIMMCCDQEDELDKEVAISHGVTVVQPEVKDGGRIINFQQSNGRPKLKALVDSMIEQANLRIPEGYELTPHGLFFFKPGKDGVSRRQKVCENLKVTSLLRDKEADNWGLVVEVKDPDDNFHEVILKRTHLTGAHSKYLDMLVPKGLLAEVKMYPELRNYLQKVKPISRATSVTEPGWFGDQYVFPNVVIGDGPDRLIFQSEDEPMCDTTEIGSLMEWRRNVAKPCQGNSRLLLALSAAFSPIIKNFTGSENTGLHFNGSSSCGKTTLLELAKSVWGNPHHLPRWKATDNGLEVLASHHNDSLLVLDEIAQLSPKDVGDAVYMLGNGKGKQRMTGRKRPASWRTTLLSTGEVSLEQHMTKAKANVTAGQEVRFINVYAPVSEEMGVFDTTHDYADGREFSDALKVSAKRYHGVAAKRAIKLVTEHRDMADKFIKEVKRDFMKQANLEGAVGQVYRVAGHLAEIAAAGELATQMRITGWDKGEAFDATLRIFNEWLDNRGTSGSLEDQKMLDAIRERLSSRGDMWFHTEDKNAARNGKCYGIKDDEMFYVEISAFQTIFCQDFDYKVAANMLLRKGFLVPQNDGKLTKNKSVNKQSKRFYHIRSTILADQE